One Tachypleus tridentatus isolate NWPU-2018 chromosome 3, ASM421037v1, whole genome shotgun sequence DNA window includes the following coding sequences:
- the LOC143245964 gene encoding RWD domain-containing protein 3-like, producing the protein MVMDLVLWLQENGLCYVSEEKDVTLSQESEETWTTLLSLDHMRSKTKYVKTLKYWAGELRFVKCNYLLQKVDFLTTTGNRNLLRNVGPLLAYSINRQCEGKSRPDPNMEWMKL; encoded by the exons ATGGTAATGGATCTCGTTCTGTGGCTCCAAGAAAATGGACTTTGTTATGTTTCAGAAGAGAAAGATGTAACTTTGTCCCAAGAATCGG AAGAAACGTGGACAACGTTGCTGTCTCTAGATCATATGAGATCTAAAACCAAGTATGTAAAGACATTAAAGTATTGGGCTGGTGAACTTCGgtttgttaaatgtaattatcTTCTACAGAAGGTGGATTTTCTTACTACTACAGGAAACAGAAACTTGTTAAG GAATGTAGGACCGCTTCTTGCATATTCCATTAATCGGCAGTGTGAGGGAAAATCTCGTCCAGACCCAAATATGGAATGGATGAAACTTTGA